One Vallitalea pronyensis genomic region harbors:
- the miaA gene encoding tRNA (adenosine(37)-N6)-dimethylallyltransferase MiaA, which translates to MKKPLIVIAGPTAVGKTSLSINLAKSIGGEVISADSMQVYKYMDIGTAKVTEEEAAGIKHYLVDTLNPDEDFSVHIFQKLAKDSMERIRENGKIPILVGGTGFYIQSLIYDITFDDTTKDMAYRKELEQLACEKGNNYVHEMLKAIDPASYEKIHANNLKRIIRALEYYRDTGEPISVHNEKERRKTSPYNLLFYVLTMDRPLLYERIDYRVDRMIEDGLVNEVKQLKDMGYSRNLVSMKGLGYKEIYGYLDGEYDLDEAIYILKRDTRHFAKRQLTWFKREKNVRWIHVDDYNMQTEVILKKILKDVEEMGII; encoded by the coding sequence ATGAAGAAGCCGTTAATTGTTATCGCTGGACCCACTGCGGTAGGTAAGACCAGTTTATCCATTAACCTAGCGAAAAGCATAGGTGGTGAAGTGATATCGGCTGATTCCATGCAGGTGTACAAGTATATGGACATTGGAACAGCTAAGGTGACGGAAGAGGAAGCAGCGGGCATAAAGCATTATTTAGTGGATACCCTTAATCCAGATGAAGATTTTAGTGTGCATATATTTCAAAAGTTGGCAAAAGACAGCATGGAGAGAATTAGAGAAAATGGCAAGATACCCATTTTAGTAGGCGGAACGGGCTTTTATATTCAGTCGTTAATCTATGATATCACATTTGATGATACAACAAAGGATATGGCTTACAGGAAAGAACTTGAACAATTGGCTTGTGAAAAAGGTAACAATTATGTTCATGAGATGCTAAAAGCTATTGATCCAGCTTCCTATGAGAAAATTCATGCCAATAATCTAAAACGCATCATTCGAGCATTGGAATATTATCGTGATACAGGTGAACCCATTTCTGTTCATAATGAAAAGGAGAGGAGAAAGACTTCTCCATATAATCTATTATTCTATGTACTAACCATGGATAGACCCTTACTCTATGAACGTATTGATTATCGCGTTGACAGAATGATTGAGGATGGGTTGGTTAATGAAGTAAAGCAATTAAAAGACATGGGCTATTCAAGAAACTTAGTATCCATGAAAGGATTAGGTTACAAAGAAATCTATGGGTACTTGGATGGGGAATATGACCTAGATGAAGCCATTTATATTTTAAAGCGTGATACAAGACATTTTGCTAAACGTCAGTTAACATGGTTTAAAAGGGAAAAAAATGTACGATGGATACATGTGGATGATTATAATATGCAGACAGAAGTAATTTTAAAGAAAATACTAAAAGATGTTGAAGAAATGGGAATAATATAA
- the hfq gene encoding RNA chaperone Hfq: MSKPINLQDLFLNQVRKDKTTVVVYLTNGFQLKGYVKGFDNFIVILETEGKQQMIYKHAISTVIPSREVSLSVDD; the protein is encoded by the coding sequence ATGAGTAAACCAATTAATTTACAAGATTTGTTTCTAAATCAAGTAAGAAAAGATAAGACGACAGTTGTCGTATATTTAACGAATGGATTTCAATTAAAAGGTTATGTAAAAGGTTTTGATAACTTTATTGTGATCTTAGAAACAGAAGGAAAACAGCAAATGATATATAAGCATGCTATATCCACAGTTATTCCTTCAAGAGAAGTATCTCTTAGTGTTGACGACTAA
- a CDS encoding methionine gamma-lyase family protein: MTDLSQKMYQELGIDNRVYVYCKHIEQGLRERFDSIEDVAECNQLKVLTAMQRHQVSDVHFAATTGYGYNDLGRETLESVYASVFHTEAALVRPQLISGTHALTIALSGNLRPGDEILSPVGKPYDTLEEVIGIRETKGSLKEYGITYRQVELLEDGQIDYDGVKAAIGPQTKLVTIQRSKGYDTRPTLSVKQIGEIIAFVKTIKQDVICMVDNCYGEFVDTIEPTEVGADMAVGSLIKNPGGGLAPIGGYIVGTETCIEHAANRLTAPGLGKEVGATLGLNQAFFQGLFMAPQVVAGALKGAIFAATVFDTLGFSVLPDAHEPRHDIIQAIELGSPESVIAFCQGIQAAAAVDSYVVPEPWAMPGYDSEVIMAAGAFVQGSSIELSADAPIKPPYTVFFQGGLSWHHAKFGVMKALQKMLDTGCVTLSSAPEYSKS; encoded by the coding sequence ATGACAGATTTATCACAAAAGATGTATCAAGAGCTGGGTATAGATAACAGGGTTTATGTATACTGTAAACACATTGAACAAGGGTTAAGAGAAAGGTTTGACAGCATAGAGGATGTAGCAGAATGTAACCAATTAAAAGTCCTTACAGCCATGCAAAGGCACCAAGTAAGCGATGTTCATTTTGCTGCTACAACTGGATATGGTTATAATGATCTCGGTCGAGAAACATTAGAAAGTGTATATGCTTCTGTATTTCATACAGAAGCTGCTTTAGTCAGACCACAACTTATATCCGGTACCCACGCTTTAACCATTGCTTTATCCGGTAATCTTAGGCCAGGTGATGAAATATTATCACCTGTGGGTAAACCCTATGATACATTAGAAGAAGTAATTGGTATAAGAGAAACAAAAGGCTCACTTAAAGAGTATGGTATAACCTATCGACAAGTTGAGTTATTAGAAGATGGACAGATTGACTATGATGGTGTAAAAGCGGCAATAGGACCTCAAACAAAGCTGGTTACCATTCAGCGGTCAAAAGGTTATGACACACGTCCCACCCTCTCTGTGAAGCAAATAGGTGAGATTATCGCTTTTGTAAAAACAATTAAACAAGATGTAATCTGTATGGTGGATAACTGCTACGGTGAGTTTGTGGATACCATAGAACCAACAGAAGTTGGTGCAGATATGGCAGTAGGTTCTCTGATTAAGAATCCTGGAGGTGGATTAGCACCTATAGGAGGGTATATTGTAGGTACCGAAACATGTATTGAGCATGCCGCTAATCGTTTAACAGCTCCTGGACTTGGTAAAGAAGTAGGTGCAACCCTTGGTCTTAATCAAGCCTTTTTTCAAGGTCTTTTCATGGCACCTCAAGTTGTAGCAGGTGCGTTAAAAGGAGCTATTTTTGCAGCCACAGTATTTGATACATTAGGTTTCAGTGTCTTGCCAGATGCTCACGAACCTCGTCATGATATTATCCAAGCCATTGAACTGGGTTCCCCTGAAAGTGTCATTGCTTTTTGTCAAGGCATACAAGCTGCTGCTGCTGTAGACAGTTATGTTGTGCCTGAACCATGGGCTATGCCGGGTTATGATTCAGAAGTGATTATGGCTGCCGGGGCATTTGTACAGGGCTCATCCATTGAACTCAGTGCTGACGCTCCCATCAAACCACCTTATACGGTGTTTTTTCAAGGGGGTTTATCTTGGCACCATGCAAAGTTTGGTGTTATGAAAGCTTTACAAAAAATGCTCGATACAGGATGTGTCACATTATCGTCAGCACCTGAATATAGTAAATCATAA
- a CDS encoding AAA family ATPase, whose amino-acid sequence MKDVIQRIRQVEDEIAKGIIGQKEIIRQVLLGIFTGGNILLEGVPGLGKTQLVKTLSKVLDLSFSRIQFTPDLMPADVVGTNMFMEDNHGKGYFQYQQGPIFAHLVLADEINRATPKTQSAMLEAMQEMTVTVGNTTYELPKPFIVLATQNPIEMEGTYPLPEAQMDRFMFKTLVKFPTLDELSEIMDLTVEEHGSEPQKIMDGEDILQIRTYIRQVPVAKYVKEYALKLVVATHGNMAEAPDMTKKYLKYGAGPRAAQSILKAAKANALLEGRYNVSFDDIKYVALPCLRHRLLLNFEALADGIDADGFIAQLLQAIKA is encoded by the coding sequence ATGAAGGACGTTATACAGCGTATTCGTCAGGTCGAAGATGAAATAGCTAAGGGGATTATTGGTCAAAAGGAAATCATAAGACAAGTGCTATTGGGGATTTTTACAGGTGGCAATATTTTGTTGGAAGGTGTTCCAGGACTGGGTAAAACCCAATTGGTAAAAACCTTGTCAAAGGTCCTTGATTTATCGTTTTCAAGAATCCAGTTTACACCAGATTTAATGCCAGCAGACGTTGTTGGTACCAATATGTTTATGGAAGATAACCATGGGAAAGGGTATTTTCAATACCAGCAAGGACCTATATTTGCTCATCTTGTCTTAGCAGATGAAATTAACCGGGCAACACCTAAAACACAATCGGCTATGTTAGAAGCCATGCAGGAAATGACCGTTACCGTGGGTAACACAACATATGAATTGCCCAAACCATTTATTGTACTAGCTACCCAGAACCCCATTGAGATGGAAGGGACTTATCCTCTACCAGAAGCTCAGATGGATCGTTTTATGTTCAAGACATTAGTTAAATTTCCTACCCTTGACGAGTTATCAGAAATCATGGACTTAACAGTTGAGGAGCATGGGAGTGAACCTCAGAAGATCATGGATGGTGAAGATATCCTTCAGATTAGGACCTATATAAGGCAAGTACCAGTTGCTAAATATGTAAAAGAGTATGCACTTAAACTGGTTGTTGCGACTCATGGCAATATGGCTGAAGCACCCGACATGACAAAAAAATATCTAAAGTATGGAGCAGGTCCACGTGCTGCTCAGAGCATCTTAAAAGCGGCTAAAGCCAATGCCCTATTAGAAGGTCGTTATAACGTATCTTTTGACGATATCAAATATGTCGCCCTACCATGTCTTAGACACCGACTTCTTCTCAATTTTGAAGCGTTAGCAGATGGTATCGACGCTGATGGTTTTATTGCCCAGCTATTACAAGCTATCAAAGCATAA
- a CDS encoding DUF58 domain-containing protein yields MMNEQIFTSDFLNKLERLSVHVTALMSHGGAGNRKSKAKGMSVEFSDYRKYVPSDDFRRIDWHAYGRFKKLYVKLFMEEKEAIIRLFIDNSKSMSYGGKDMMALRLAGAFSYLALNHLDKVLLNPLHAGEENVFLGQGKHAFGHYMHYLERISFQGASSRLDNIKRMHVQGSGLSIIISDFFIEDEMEDIVKFLRYKRQQVLLLHVLSEEELNPQLDGRLKLTDSETGEEKNLMMTPQLLSKYQLALDKFQHHMKDISYKYDAHYVSVNARDSIEKIILEELLGSFVTL; encoded by the coding sequence ATGATGAACGAACAAATATTTACATCCGATTTTTTAAATAAACTAGAGCGCTTATCGGTGCATGTTACGGCGTTAATGAGTCATGGAGGAGCAGGCAATCGCAAATCCAAGGCTAAAGGTATGTCTGTGGAGTTTTCAGATTACCGAAAATATGTACCTTCTGATGACTTTCGTCGTATTGATTGGCATGCTTATGGGCGATTCAAGAAATTATATGTGAAACTTTTTATGGAGGAAAAAGAAGCGATTATTCGCTTATTCATAGATAATAGCAAATCCATGTCTTATGGGGGAAAGGACATGATGGCACTGCGGTTGGCAGGAGCGTTCTCTTATCTGGCCCTTAATCATTTGGACAAGGTACTGTTAAATCCCCTTCATGCAGGCGAGGAAAATGTCTTTTTGGGACAAGGCAAACATGCTTTCGGACATTATATGCATTACCTAGAAAGGATATCATTTCAGGGTGCTTCTTCACGCTTGGATAACATAAAACGTATGCATGTCCAGGGGAGTGGTCTTAGTATCATTATATCGGATTTTTTTATAGAAGATGAGATGGAGGACATTGTGAAATTCTTACGTTACAAACGTCAACAGGTCTTATTGCTTCATGTCTTATCCGAAGAAGAGTTAAACCCCCAGTTAGATGGTCGTTTGAAACTAACAGACAGTGAAACCGGTGAAGAAAAAAATCTCATGATGACGCCTCAACTACTTAGTAAATATCAGCTTGCATTAGATAAGTTTCAGCATCACATGAAAGATATCAGTTATAAATATGATGCACATTATGTTTCTGTCAATGCAAGGGACTCTATTGAGAAGATTATTTTAGAAGAGTTATTAGGAAGTTTTGTAACACTATAA
- a CDS encoding vWA domain-containing protein — MRFGNPYALWGLLSIPIIILMYILKQNFEEKKVASTFLWDMATKDDEVQTPWQRLRKNILMILQILMAILLVGALAQPYLYQENEVGEAEIIVMDTSASMNAVYDQNMSRLAHAKKSASNRVKDLIDGTPVTLITVGNNVNLIVSGSDDKESVLKAIKAIKPSYGAEKIVDHIPFIRSIAESFEAYGIRVYTDTSIEDEQVYTEIINQPDTNVSLDYMSTHRQENDAIEVLAKVTNRYKKNATVHLQLFTEDDQLLKGQEITLGPRESKSIFLDGITYNGDIIYGEIQEKDLIIEDNKRYSILNKEQTKRVLLVTEGNIFLEKGILATGRYELYKTNTADMTEDTYDLYIFDGIRPVSIPSEGHLMFVNIPEVEGYYTTEAAKKSGLVSFEEHPITKYIMKEQFVASAYSPIGMHGDMQPIAGVGGQPIMAIGQIDGRKYSILSFAIHNSDFPVSMSFPVVMDRLLGHLLGDGSEQVTKYFAGDRIAFEPLSTTKTAHILDPENKKTNLAIQYPTTYYDETQALGLYRLVQENHEQEKKIDVIAVGYHTRLESDIEEVVSVQEKQETKGTNRREQKTDFIKLFIVMALMVSLYEWKKYVKG; from the coding sequence ATGCGTTTTGGTAATCCGTATGCTTTATGGGGGCTTTTGTCCATTCCTATAATCATACTCATGTATATATTAAAACAGAATTTTGAAGAAAAGAAAGTTGCCAGTACCTTTCTCTGGGATATGGCAACGAAGGATGATGAGGTGCAAACACCTTGGCAAAGGTTAAGGAAGAATATCTTGATGATTTTACAGATTCTAATGGCTATTCTTCTTGTTGGTGCATTGGCTCAACCCTACCTGTATCAAGAAAATGAGGTAGGTGAAGCGGAGATTATTGTCATGGACACAAGTGCCAGTATGAATGCAGTCTACGATCAGAATATGTCACGATTAGCACATGCTAAAAAGTCAGCCAGTAATCGGGTTAAAGACTTAATAGATGGTACACCTGTTACGCTCATCACTGTTGGAAACAATGTCAATCTTATTGTATCTGGAAGCGATGATAAAGAAAGTGTTTTGAAAGCCATAAAAGCAATAAAACCGTCTTATGGGGCAGAGAAAATTGTGGATCATATACCTTTTATTCGTTCCATAGCAGAGAGCTTTGAAGCCTATGGTATTAGGGTGTATACAGATACAAGTATAGAGGATGAACAGGTGTATACGGAGATTATTAACCAGCCAGATACAAATGTAAGCCTTGACTATATGTCAACCCATAGACAAGAAAATGATGCCATTGAAGTACTTGCTAAGGTAACAAATCGTTACAAAAAGAATGCAACGGTTCATTTGCAGCTATTTACAGAAGATGATCAACTGCTAAAAGGACAAGAAATAACCTTAGGGCCAAGGGAAAGCAAAAGTATTTTCTTAGATGGTATCACTTATAATGGGGACATTATTTATGGTGAAATACAAGAAAAAGATTTAATCATAGAAGATAATAAACGGTACAGTATCTTGAATAAAGAACAAACGAAGAGAGTATTATTGGTCACAGAAGGTAACATATTTCTAGAAAAAGGTATCTTGGCAACAGGACGTTATGAGTTATATAAAACCAATACAGCTGACATGACGGAAGATACCTATGATCTCTATATATTTGATGGTATAAGACCTGTAAGTATTCCATCTGAAGGTCATCTGATGTTTGTGAATATACCGGAAGTAGAAGGTTATTATACAACAGAGGCTGCTAAAAAAAGTGGTCTTGTATCCTTTGAGGAGCACCCTATCACCAAATATATCATGAAGGAACAGTTTGTGGCTTCTGCCTATTCACCTATTGGTATGCATGGGGATATGCAGCCTATAGCTGGTGTGGGTGGTCAGCCGATCATGGCCATTGGGCAAATAGATGGCAGGAAATATAGTATCTTGTCTTTTGCTATTCATAATAGTGATTTCCCAGTTAGTATGAGTTTTCCAGTAGTTATGGACCGGCTGTTAGGACACTTGTTAGGTGATGGATCAGAACAAGTTACCAAGTATTTTGCAGGTGATCGTATTGCTTTTGAACCACTAAGCACAACAAAAACAGCTCATATACTTGATCCGGAGAATAAAAAAACAAATCTGGCCATTCAATATCCCACGACGTATTATGATGAAACCCAGGCATTAGGCCTTTATAGACTGGTTCAAGAGAATCATGAACAAGAAAAGAAAATAGATGTCATAGCCGTAGGTTATCACACCCGATTAGAATCGGACATTGAAGAAGTGGTGAGTGTTCAGGAGAAACAAGAGACAAAGGGCACTAATCGTAGAGAGCAGAAGACAGATTTTATAAAACTGTTTATTGTGATGGCTCTGATGGTTTCGTTATATGAGTGGAAAAAATATGTTAAAGGTTAG